Sequence from the Corallococcus sp. EGB genome:
GGCCGGCGGCTCCGGCGGCGGCGGTGGCGCAGCCCGGCGCGTTCCAGCAGCGCCCGGTGATGCCGCCCCCGGCGCCCCCGGCTTCGGCGACGCACGCGGCTCCGGTGCCGCCCAACATGCGGCAGGCCCCGCCTCCGCGGCCTGCGATGAGCGCCGCGCCCGCGGCCAACGTGATGGGCGCGGTGAGCACGCCGCGCTCCGCTCCGGTGGGCGCGATGGGCACCCAGGTGTCCACGAACGTGACGTCCACGCCGGTGTTCGGCCCTCCGCCGCCTCCAGTGGAGGCGCGCAAGGCCACGCCTCCCCAGGTGGCCGCGGCCCGCAAGCCGCAGCCTCCGCCGCACCTGCAGGAGCCCCTGCCCCTGGACGCCCGGCCCACGCCGGAGGCGAAGGTGCTGCAGGTGGCCATGCTCTGGGGCGACCAGATGCTGGAGGTCCGGCACTTCAAGGACGGCGCGCCGGTCACCATCGGCGAGGGCGCGAAGAACACCTTCACCGTGTACTCGCCGCAGGTGGGCAAGAGCCACGTGCTCGCGGTGAGCAAGGGCGACAAGCTGGAGGTGCGCGCTCCGGCGGGCTCCGGCGTGTTCGTCACCAACAACGGCGATGTGCGCACCAAGGACGCGCTGCGCGCCGCGGGCCAGCTCACGGGCGCCGGGCCGGACCAGGAGCAGCTCTTCACCCTGGGCCTGCATGACCGGGCCGAGGTGTCGCTGGGCACGCTGGCGTTCGTGCTGCGCTACGTGAAGCCCTCGCCGGCCATCCTGGCGACGTCGCTCCAGGACCGCGACTTCGGCTTCTTCAAGATCGCCGCCATCTGCATCCTCGCGGCCGCCGCGTTCGTCACCGCCATGGTGCTGACGCCGCACACGGAGACGCGCTCCGCGGACGACGTCTTCGAGTCCCAGCAGCGCGTGGCCAAGTTCCTCATCGCCCCGGAGAAGAAGGTGGAGGCGAAGAAGCTCCAGCTCTCCGGTGTGGAGGAGGGGGCCAAGGCCAAGGACGAGGAGGGCAAGTTCGGCAAGCAGGAGGCGAAGCAGGAGGAGGCCGCGCCCTCCAAGCCGGGCACCCCGGTGGTGGACAAGTCCAAGAAGGAGAAGGACCGCCAGGTGGTGGGCAAGGTGGGCCTCCTGGGCGCGCTCAAGGGCATGAAGGGCGGCGCTTCCGACGTGTTCGGTCCGGGCGGCATCGGCACCGGCATCAACAACTCGCTGGGCGGCCTCAAGGGCGGCGCGGCCATGGGTGACGCGCACGGCGTGGGGGGCCTGGGCTCGCGCGGCACGGGCAACGGCGGTGGTGGCACGGCGCTGGGCATTGGCGGCCTGGGCACCCAGGGCACCGGCCGGGGCACGGGCGGCTCCGGCGGCATCGACCTGGGCGGCCGCGGCAAGTCCGTCACCAAGGTCATCCCCGGCAAGACGACGGTGATTGGCGGCCTGGACAAGGACGTCATCGCCAAGGTCATCCGGCGGCACCAGAACGAGATCAAGTACTGCTACGAGTCGGAGCTGAACAAGAACCCGTCGCTGGCCGGCAAGGTGGCGGTGGCCTTCACCATCGACCCGGCGGGCGCGGTGGCCGACGCCAGCGTGTCCGAGTCCACGCTGGGCAGCACTCCTGCGGAGCAGTGCATGATCTCCCGCATCCGCCGCTGGAAGTTCCCGGAGCCCAAGGGCGGCGGCGTGGTGAACGTGACGTACCCGTGGCTGTTCTCGCCCTCGGGCGCGGACGCCGCGGAGTAGCGCCCGGACGCGATTCGTAGACTGGAAGACCCAAGTGGCGTGGACGAAACGGTCCACGCCATTTTCATTTTTCCCCGCTGCCGTTTCGTGCCGGGCATCACTACTGTCCGAGCCACTGCCTCCCGGAGTGCGAGGGGGGCAGGAGGACAACGTGACGGGAGGAGTCGTGAGGAAGTCGCTGCTGTTGGCCGCGCTCGCGCTGGCGACGCCGGCCCTGGGGGCCACGCCACCGGAGGGCGTGCCGTTCGAGCCGCGCCGGGGGTTCTACACCGAGACCGACGTCGGGGTCTTCTTCACGGTGGGCGGCGCGAACTCCTACTCCAACGCGCAGTCGTACCTGCAGCTGGGCATCGGGTATGACCTGACGGAGCGCATCTCGCTGGGGGCCCACTTCGGCCTGGGCTCCTCCGCGCAGAACTGCTTCGCGGGCTACCTGCCGGACTCCAACGTCTGCGCGCTCTCGGACAACTTCACCGTGGCCTTTGGCGACCTCACGGCCGCGTACCACGTGCCGCTGGCCCACCGCTTCTACCTGACGCCCAAGGTGGTTGCGGGCTACACGCGGTTGGAGCCGCGGCCGGTGGATCCGGACAAGGGGGATCCGGGCCAGTCCATCAACGCCTTCAACGCCGGCCTGGGCGTGGGCATCGAGTACGCGACGTCCCTCGACCACTTCTCCGTGGGCGCGGACCTGCTCGGCCGCTACATCGTCGGGCCCAACATCATGTCGTTCGCGGTGTTCCCGCGCGTGAAGTACACATTCTAGCGTGCCGCCTGCCGGGCGTATCCGGCGGGCGTGCGGCCCACGATGCGCCGGAAGTCGCGGATGAAGTGGGCCTGGTCGAAGTAGCCCAGCTCCAGCGCCAGCCGGGCCAGCTCCGGGGGTGGTGACTCGCACAGCCGCTCCGCCGCCTCGTGCAGGCGGTAGCGCTGGATGACCCACTTGGGGTTCACGCCCACGTAGCGGCTGAACAACCGCTGGAGCGTGCGCAGGCTGGGGCCTCCAGGCGTGAGCAGGTCCTCCACCTTCGTCACGGCGCGGTCCTCCAGGATGCGCGCGACGAGCCCCTGCACGAGCGCCACGTTCGGATCCGCCCGAGGCCTGCGAGCCCGCAGGAAGCCTTCCGCCAGGGCGATGCGCTCACGGTCCGCGTCGCGCGTGACGTCGGTGGCGAGGATGGCCGCCTCCAACGCCAGCGCCTCCGGGCCCAGCAGCGGGCCCGGTGAGACGGTGCGCCGCGTGAGGGCGGACATGGGCGTGCCCACGAAGGGGAAGAAGCCACCGGGGCGGAACTTGATGCTGAACACGCCGCCCAGGCCCTCCAGCGTGATGCAGAAGCGGCCCGGGTTCACGCCCCCCACGCGCGACGTGCCGTCCTGGAAGGCCCAGTGCACGGAGGGATGCGGCAGCGTCTGCGGAAGCGCCGGCGGCTGCCCGCGCAGGTCCCATCGCACGGCCCAGAAGTGCTCGACCCACGGGCGCAGATCCTCCGAGGGCAGGACGCGCACGTGCTCGAAGTGCCGGGAGTCCGGACGGGGGTACAACAGGCCCCGAGGCTTGCCCGCGTTCGACTCCATCGGCCGTACCGCCTCCCGCGCCGGACGCTGCCGCCCGTGCGCGCTTCTACTACCGCTTCGATAGACGGCGGACACGCGCCCCGCTCCGGCGGGCGGATTCAGCTCCGTCGGCCGTGTGCTCACCCTGAAAGGAACTCTCGCAGTTCTTTCCAGGTAAGCACATGTCTCCCGTTCTCTGTTTCCACGCTCGCGTGTGGGTGCTGGTGCTGTCGTTGCTGTCCGTCCCCGTGTTCGCGCAGGGCATCCCGGACCTGCCGTCCGCGGAGGCGTGTTGGGGCCAGGGGCCGGACGAGGACCACGACGGCGTGAGCGACGGGTGCGAGCTCCAGGTGGCCGCGGCCTTCATGCCTACGCTCTGGATTGCCCGGGGGGAGAAGGGCGTGGCGCGCCGGCCGTACTTCGCGGCGCGGCCGCTCGACTCCGCGTCGCACGCGCTGCGCATCTTCTACCTGGACGCGTACTTCGAGGACCATGGCATCCCCAGCCTGGGCGTCTTCAACGTCTTCGCGCACGACGGGGACTCCGAGTTCCAGGTGCTGGACGTGCACTGCGACGCCGACGGCCGCTGGTACCTGGATCAGGCCTTCCTGACCGCGCACCTGGAGACGGTGTGCGACGCGTCGGGCTGGTACGACTACGCGCAGCTCGAATACGCGGGCGAGTACCGGGGCGCGCCGCGCGTCTACGTGGCCGTGAACAAGCACGGCTCATACAACTCGAGGGCCGCGTGCGCCCGGGGCTGCTTCTTCACCGACAGCTGCTCCCAGGGGTGGCAGGAGGCGCTGGATCCGGAGAACCGGCTCGCGGACCGCAACGTGGGCTCCGTCAGCGTGCCGCTGATCAACGCCGTCACCCTCCACGGCCAGACGGAGCGGCTCCTGGACGACGTGGAGTTCAAGGGCTGGGACGACCAGGCGTACCGGAGCAACTCCCCGCCGTACCGCGCGCGCCTCGTCCGCTTCGGCTTCTAGGCCTGGGGCACGAAAGAGGGGCCGCCACCCGCGAAGGTGACGGCCCCTGGATGCTTCAGGAGGCTCGCGCGGCGGGGACTACTCCGCCTCGGCGCGCTCCTCGCGCTTGCGGTCGCGCTCGGCGCGGTAGCGCTCGCCCACGGCCAGCGCCTTCTTGCGCATGCGCACGGACTTGGGCGTCACCTCGACGAGCTCGTCGTCGGCGATCCACTCCAGGGCCTTCTCCAGGCTCATCTCCTTGGGCGGCACGAGGATGACGTTCTCGTCGCGGCCCGCGGCGCGGATGTTGGTGAGCTTCTTCTCGCGGCAGCAGTTGACGTTGAGCTCGGACGGGTGCGCGTGCTCGCCGATGATCATGCCCTCGTACACGGTGACGCCCGCGCCGATGAAGAGCTGGCCGCGCTCCTGGATGCTGAAGAGCGCGTAGGGCACCGTGTCGCCCAGGCGGTCGGAGACCATGGCGCCGTTGGCGCGCTTCGGGATGTGGCCGAACCACGGCTCGAAGCCGTCGAACTGGCTGCTCATGATGCCCTCACCGCGGGTGATGGTGAGGAACTCCGAGCGGAACCCGATGAGGCCGCGCGCGGGGATGCGGAACTGGAGGCGGGTGCGGCCCGAGCCCAGCTGCTGCATGTCCGTCATACGGCCCTTGCGGGGCCCCAGGCGCTCCGTCACGACGCCCACGCTGTTCTCCGGCACGTCGCAGAAGAGCAGCTCCATGGGCTCGTGCGTCTGCCCGTCCACCACCTTGGTGATGGGCTCCGGGTTGGAGGCGGTGAGCTCGTAGCCCTCGCGGCGCATGTTCTCGATGATGACCGCCAGCGCCAGTTCGCCACGGCCCACCACGCGGAACGCGTCCGGCGTCGCGGTGTCCTCCACGCGCACGGCCACGTTGCGGTAGGCCTCGCGGTACAGGCGCTCGCGCAGGTTGCGGGAGGTGACGTACTTGCCCTCCTTGCCCGCCAGCGGCCCGTCGTTGACCTTGAAGATCATCATCATCGTGGGCTCGTCCACGGTGATGCGCGGCAGCGCCACGGGCTTCTCGAAGTCCGCGATGGTGTCGCCGATGGAGATCTCTTCGATGCCCGCGATGGAGACGATCTCCCCGGGGCCCGCGTCCGGGATCTCCGTGCGCTTCAGGCCGGAGAAGCCGAACAGCTTCACCACCTTGCCCTGCTGCACCTTGCCGCCCTCGCGGACGACGGACACGGGCATGTTCGGGGTGATGCGGCCCGCCTGCACGCGGCCCACCGCCAGGCGGCCCACGTAGTCGTCGTAGTCCAGGTTGGCGACGAGCAGCTGCAGCGTCGTCTGCTCGGCCGGCGGCGCGGGCGGGGGCGGGATGTGGTTGATGATGGCGTCGTACAGCGGCTCCAGCGACTTGCCCGGCACCTCGAGCGACGTGGAGGCCTGGCCCTGGCGCGCGATGGTGTAGAGGACCGGCATCTCCAGCTGCTCCTCGTTCGCCCCCAGGTCGATGTAGAGCGAGTACACGAGGTCCAGCACGTCCTTGGCCCGGGCGTCCTGGCGGTCGATCTTGTTGATGACCAGCACCGTCTTCAGGCCCATGGCCAGCGCCTTGCTGAGCACGAAGCGCGTCTGGGGCAGGGGACCTTCGGCCGCGTCCACCAGCAGGATGACGCCATCGACCAGGCGCAGACCGCGCTCCACCTCGCCACCGAAGTCGGCGTGGCCCGGGGTGTCGATGATGTTGATCTGCTTCCCCTTGTAGGAGACAGCGGTGTTCTTCGCGAGGATGGTGATTCCCTTCTCGCGCTCGAGGTCGTTCGAGTCCATCACCCGTTCAGCGACGTGCTCGTTTGAGCGGAAGGTTCCCGCCTGGCGGAGCAGGTGGTCGACGAGGGTGGTCTTGCCGTGGTCGACGTGGGCGACAATGGCGACGTTGCGGATGTTTTCGCGAGAGATCATGCGGACCAACTGACGGAAAAAGGTGCGAGGAGACACGCCCGGAGCGGGGAATCTCAATCCCACCGGAACCCGGAAGGCCGGGGCTTATATGCCGGGGGCTTCCCACCTGCAATGAAGGCGGGTGTCCAGCAGGTAAACAATCAAGCCCCCCTGCCACCGGCCATTACCCGGCCTGGGGGCCGGGCGGGGCCGTCTCCACGCCCAACCGCTCCCTGAGGAAGCGCTCCACCCGCAGCTCCACGAGGCCCGGGACTTCCAGTGGGGCGGTATGGGTGCCCTCGGAAATCATCAGGAGTTCGGAGGCCGGGATTCGCTCGGCCATCTTCCGGGACAGCCAGCCGGGGGTGAAGCGGTCCTTCTCCCCGGCGACGACGAGGGTGGGCACGTCCACGTGCTCCAGGTGGTCCTCGGCGGTGTGGTTGGCCAGCGAGTCCAGGGTGCGGACGAACACCACGGGGTCCATGCGCGCCAGGTGGGTGAAGTAGGGGGCCAGGTCGTTGCGCGCGATGAGGTCGGGGTTCATCTCCAGGCGGATGGCCAGCTGCACCACCAGCTCCGTGGTGAGCGCCCCGTGCACGATGCGCGCGGCGTGGCGGGGGAAGCGCTCCACCGCGGACCTCAGGGTGGGGAAGATGCGCTTGAGCAGCGTGGAGTCGTGGAAGGTGTCCAGCGGCATGCCGTAGCTGCCGCACACCAGCACCAGCCCCTCCACGCGCCGCGCGTAGCGGCGGTGGAACTCCAGCGCCACCTGCACGCCCATGGAGTGGCCGAAGAGGACGGCCTTGTCCATCTCCGCCGCGTCCATCACCCGCGCCAGGTCGTCGCAG
This genomic interval carries:
- a CDS encoding TonB family protein; protein product: MAAAKKNGLTLRITTPDGSTQETVSEAESVIVGSGAQAAVKIQDPRVSNLHVMLKVDNDGSVTAIDLGSEGGTQVSGQKLIIPTALKPGDVLTVGTSRVEVLFGDAPRPAAPAAAVAQPGAFQQRPVMPPPAPPASATHAAPVPPNMRQAPPPRPAMSAAPAANVMGAVSTPRSAPVGAMGTQVSTNVTSTPVFGPPPPPVEARKATPPQVAAARKPQPPPHLQEPLPLDARPTPEAKVLQVAMLWGDQMLEVRHFKDGAPVTIGEGAKNTFTVYSPQVGKSHVLAVSKGDKLEVRAPAGSGVFVTNNGDVRTKDALRAAGQLTGAGPDQEQLFTLGLHDRAEVSLGTLAFVLRYVKPSPAILATSLQDRDFGFFKIAAICILAAAAFVTAMVLTPHTETRSADDVFESQQRVAKFLIAPEKKVEAKKLQLSGVEEGAKAKDEEGKFGKQEAKQEEAAPSKPGTPVVDKSKKEKDRQVVGKVGLLGALKGMKGGASDVFGPGGIGTGINNSLGGLKGGAAMGDAHGVGGLGSRGTGNGGGGTALGIGGLGTQGTGRGTGGSGGIDLGGRGKSVTKVIPGKTTVIGGLDKDVIAKVIRRHQNEIKYCYESELNKNPSLAGKVAVAFTIDPAGAVADASVSESTLGSTPAEQCMISRIRRWKFPEPKGGGVVNVTYPWLFSPSGADAAE
- a CDS encoding alpha/beta fold hydrolase encodes the protein MSAPQGQAVSFRQDSLRVPDGADLYYQVRGSGAPGMVLCDGLGCDGFAWKYLLPYLGRRHRVLRWHYRGHGKSTVPTDRTRIGMAYTCDDLARVMDAAEMDKAVLFGHSMGVQVALEFHRRYARRVEGLVLVCGSYGMPLDTFHDSTLLKRIFPTLRSAVERFPRHAARIVHGALTTELVVQLAIRLEMNPDLIARNDLAPYFTHLARMDPVVFVRTLDSLANHTAEDHLEHVDVPTLVVAGEKDRFTPGWLSRKMAERIPASELLMISEGTHTAPLEVPGLVELRVERFLRERLGVETAPPGPQAG
- the typA gene encoding translational GTPase TypA, whose product is MISRENIRNVAIVAHVDHGKTTLVDHLLRQAGTFRSNEHVAERVMDSNDLEREKGITILAKNTAVSYKGKQINIIDTPGHADFGGEVERGLRLVDGVILLVDAAEGPLPQTRFVLSKALAMGLKTVLVINKIDRQDARAKDVLDLVYSLYIDLGANEEQLEMPVLYTIARQGQASTSLEVPGKSLEPLYDAIINHIPPPPAPPAEQTTLQLLVANLDYDDYVGRLAVGRVQAGRITPNMPVSVVREGGKVQQGKVVKLFGFSGLKRTEIPDAGPGEIVSIAGIEEISIGDTIADFEKPVALPRITVDEPTMMMIFKVNDGPLAGKEGKYVTSRNLRERLYREAYRNVAVRVEDTATPDAFRVVGRGELALAVIIENMRREGYELTASNPEPITKVVDGQTHEPMELLFCDVPENSVGVVTERLGPRKGRMTDMQQLGSGRTRLQFRIPARGLIGFRSEFLTITRGEGIMSSQFDGFEPWFGHIPKRANGAMVSDRLGDTVPYALFSIQERGQLFIGAGVTVYEGMIIGEHAHPSELNVNCCREKKLTNIRAAGRDENVILVPPKEMSLEKALEWIADDELVEVTPKSVRMRKKALAVGERYRAERDRKREERAEAE
- the cglE gene encoding adventurous gliding motility protein CglE: MRKSLLLAALALATPALGATPPEGVPFEPRRGFYTETDVGVFFTVGGANSYSNAQSYLQLGIGYDLTERISLGAHFGLGSSAQNCFAGYLPDSNVCALSDNFTVAFGDLTAAYHVPLAHRFYLTPKVVAGYTRLEPRPVDPDKGDPGQSINAFNAGLGVGIEYATSLDHFSVGADLLGRYIVGPNIMSFAVFPRVKYTF
- a CDS encoding helix-turn-helix domain-containing protein codes for the protein MESNAGKPRGLLYPRPDSRHFEHVRVLPSEDLRPWVEHFWAVRWDLRGQPPALPQTLPHPSVHWAFQDGTSRVGGVNPGRFCITLEGLGGVFSIKFRPGGFFPFVGTPMSALTRRTVSPGPLLGPEALALEAAILATDVTRDADRERIALAEGFLRARRPRADPNVALVQGLVARILEDRAVTKVEDLLTPGGPSLRTLQRLFSRYVGVNPKWVIQRYRLHEAAERLCESPPPELARLALELGYFDQAHFIRDFRRIVGRTPAGYARQAAR